One Brassica napus cultivar Da-Ae chromosome A1, Da-Ae, whole genome shotgun sequence genomic region harbors:
- the LOC106380710 gene encoding ultraviolet-B receptor UVR8-like codes for MAERNWLVSLEDLPSHLILEVLTSGRLNAVDLLSLELTSKVFGGSSGLLYPLKFRSLADYAASRLCYVHPVYAGMGLATQKELFANCEGNWKRLLRFLQSVDQTSAGNMQVTTGRYHTLLINNSKVYSCGSSLSGVLAHGPETTQCVAFTPIEFPFSAKVAQVSATQNHSAFVLQSGEVLTCGDNSSHCCGHLDTSRPIFRPKLVEALKGTPCKQVAAGLHFSVFLSREGRVFTCGSNTHGQLGHGDTLDSPVPRAVEFFQSVGPVVQIATGPSYVLAVTQDGSVYSFGSGSSFCLGHGEQQDEHQPRVIQAFKRKGVHILRVSAGDEHAVALDSNGRVYTWGKGYCGALGHGDENDKITPQVLVSLNNCLAVQVCARKRKTFVLVEGGVLYGFGWMGFGSLGFPDRGVSDKVLRPRVLESLKPHRVSQVSTGLYHTIVVTEGGRIFGFGDNERAQLGHDSLRTCLEPTEIFLHCGHSRSQVC; via the exons atggcTGAGAGGAACTGGTTGGTTTCCTTAGAGGATCTCCCTTCTCATTTGATCTTGGAGGTATTAACCTCTGGCCGGCTTAACGCTGTTGATCTACTTAGCCTCGAACTGACCTCTAAGGTTTTTGGAGGGAGCTCTGGATTGTTGTACCCTTTGAAGTTCAGATCACTAGCTGATTACGCTGCGTCTCGGCTTTGCTATGTGCATCCTGTGTACGCGGGAATGGGTTTGGCTACGCAGAAAGAGCTCTTTGCTAACTGTGAGGGGAACTGGAAGCGGCTTTTGAGGTTCTTGCAGTCTGTGGATCAAACCTCTGCAGGCAAT ATGCAAGTTACAACAGGGAGGTATCACACGTTGCTAATCAACAACTCAAAGGTTTACTCTTGTGGTTCGAGTTTATCTGGTGTGCTTGCTCATGGCCCAGAAACTACTCAATGTGTAGCATTTACTCCTATAGAGTTCCCCTTCTCTGCTAAAGTTGCTCAGGTCTCAGCCACACAGAACCATTCTGCTTTTGTATTGCAATCTGGAGAG GTTCTCACATGTGGGGATAACTCATCGCATTGCTGTGGTCACTTAGATACTAGCCGTCCAATTTTTAGGCCTAAGCTAGTTGAGGCTTTGAAAGGAACTCCTTGTAAGCAGGTTGCTGCGGGGCTGCACTTCTCTGTGTTTCTATCAAGGGAAGGGCGTGTGTTCACATGTGGATcaaacacacatggacagcttGGTCATGGCGATACCTTGGACAGTCCAGTACCCAGAGCTGTTGAATTTTTCCAAAGCGTTGGCCCTGTGGTGCAAATTGCAACGGGACCGAGCTATGTGCTAGCTGTGACGCAGGATGGCTCGGTTTACTCCTTTGGCTCTGGTTCTAGCTTCTGTCTTGGTCATGGGGAGCAGCAGGACGAGCACCAGCCACGTGTTATTCAGGCTTTTAAAAGAAAAGGTGTTCATATACTTCGTGTCTCTGCAGGGGATGAACACGCCGTAGCACTTGATTCAAATGGCCGT GTTTACACATGGGGTAAAGGTTACTGCGGTGCTCTAGGCCATGGAGACGAAAACGACAAGATCACTCCTCAAGTTTTGGTCAGTCTCAACAACTGCCTTGCTGTCCAG GTGTGTGCAAGAAAGAGGAAGACGTTTGTATTAGTGGAAGGTGGAGTGCTGTATGGGTTTGGGTGGATGGGTTTTGGAAGCCTTGGGTTTCCGGATAGGGGAGTTTCAGACAAAGTCCTGAGGCCGAGAGTGTTGGAGAGTCTGAAACCACACCGTGTCTCTCAAGTTAGCACCGGTTTGTACCACACCATTGTTGTCACTGAAGGTGGTCGCATATTTGGTTTTGGAGATAATGAAAGAGCACAGCTTGGTCACGACTCACTTCGTACCTGCTTAGAGCCAACCGAGATCTTTCTCCACTGTGGCCATTCTCGTAGTCAAGTTTGTTGA